In Haematobia irritans isolate KBUSLIRL chromosome 1, ASM5000362v1, whole genome shotgun sequence, a genomic segment contains:
- the LOC142222655 gene encoding chymotrypsin-2-like, with product MNSSYDFKGNRKFLSLLWVMMMTCHYSQASILQTRDELDDEVLYPPQFTSNRIVGGQEAPEDFAPYQISLQSLKNRHFCGGAIIDQRWIITASHCVAGASAEKLKVLTGAQNLKNNTGKYYYPDRIVMHCSYNNPAYANDIALIHLNSSIEFDNHTKAVEYENEPLKEGDELVLTGWGTLSLGGEVPETLQTLTVRYVPFRECRAAHDNSTWIDIGHLCTFNEKGKGACHGDSGGPLVHNGKLVALVNWGRPCAKGFPDAHARISYYYDFIRTTLKGCQRDKDVTMTEEKDPVKEPEKEGEKEGEKENEGGNGQD from the coding sequence ATGAACAGCAGTTACGATTTTAAAGGAAATCGAAAGTTTTTAAGTTTACTTTGGGTCATGATGATGACCTGCCACTACAGCCAAGCGAGCATTCTGCAAACCAGAGATGAATTAGACGACGAAGTTCTCTATCCACCACAATTCACAAGTAATCGTATAGTGGGTGGACAGGAAGCTCCTGAAGATTTTGCTCCCTATCAAATATCATTACAAAGTCttaaaaatcgtcatttttgtgGTGGTGCCATTATCGATCAACGTTGGATCATTACTGCTTCCCATTGTGTGGCTGGGGCTAGTGCTGAAAAACTTAAGGTCCTGACCGGagcccaaaatcttaaaaataatacTGGAAAATATTACTACCCTGATCGTATTGTCATGCATTGCAGCTATAATAATCCAGCCTATGCCAATGATATTGCCTTGATCCATCTGAATAGCAGTATCGAATTTGATAATCACACTAAGGCTGTGGAGTATGAAAATGAGCCTCTCAAGGAAGGTGATGAGTTGGTGCTGACCGGTTGGGGAACACTTTCATTGGGTGGTGAAGTTCCAGAAACATTGCAAACTTTGACAGTGCGCTATGTTCCATTTAGAGAGTGTCGAGCTGCCCATGACAATAGCACTTGGATTGATATTGGCCATTTGTGTACCTTCAACGAAAAAGGTAAGGGAGCTTGTCATGGTGATAGTGGTGGACCTTTGGTCCACAATGGAAAATTGGTTGCTTTGGTTAATTGGGGTCGTCCCTGTGCCAAAGGATTCCCCGATGCTCATGCCCGAATTTCCTATTACTATGATTTTATACGCACCACCTTAAAAGGCTGTCAACGTGATAAAGATGTGACAATGACTGAGGAAAAAGATCCGGTTAAGGAGCCGGAGAAAGAGGGTGAGAAGGAAGGTGAAAAGGAGAATGAAGGTGGTAATGGGCAAGattaa
- the LOC142236225 gene encoding chymotrypsin-2-like: protein NRHFCGGAIIDQRWIITASHCVAGASAEKLKVLTGAQNLKNNTGKYYYPDRIVMHCSYNNPAYANDIALIHLNSSIEFDNHTKAVEYENEPLKEGDELVLTGWGTLSLGGEVPETLQTLTVRYVPFRECRAAHDNSTWIDIGHLCTFNEKGKGACHGDSGGPLVHNGKLVALVNWGRPCAKGFPDAHARISYYYDFIRTTLKGCQRDKDVTMTEEKDPVKEPEKEGEKEGEKENEGGNGQD, encoded by the coding sequence aatcgtcatttttgtgGTGGTGCCATTATCGATCAACGTTGGATCATTACTGCTTCCCATTGTGTGGCTGGGGCTAGTGCTGAAAAACTTAAGGTCCTGACCGGagcccaaaatcttaaaaataatacTGGAAAATATTACTACCCTGATCGTATTGTCATGCATTGCAGCTATAATAATCCAGCCTATGCCAATGATATTGCCTTGATCCATCTGAATAGCAGTATCGAATTTGATAATCACACTAAGGCTGTGGAGTATGAAAATGAGCCTCTCAAGGAAGGTGATGAGTTGGTGCTGACCGGTTGGGGAACACTTTCATTGGGTGGTGAAGTTCCAGAAACATTGCAAACTTTGACAGTGCGCTATGTTCCATTTAGAGAGTGTCGAGCTGCCCATGACAATAGCACTTGGATTGATATTGGCCATTTGTGTACCTTCAACGAAAAAGGTAAGGGAGCTTGTCATGGTGATAGTGGTGGACCTTTGGTCCACAATGGAAAATTGGTTGCTTTGGTTAATTGGGGTCGTCCCTGTGCCAAAGGATTCCCCGATGCTCATGCCCGAATTTCCTATTACTATGATTTTATACGCACCACCTTAAAAGGCTGTCAACGTGATAAAGATGTGACAATGACTGAGGAAAAAGATCCGGTTAAGGAGCCGGAGAAAGAGGGTGAGAAGGAAGGTGAAAAGGAGAATGAAGGTGGTAATGGGCAAGattaa